TTGTTCTTGGGACAGCTTATCAGTACGCTATCATGGAAATCTTGATTGGTGTGATCAACGATACGGTTCCTGAAAAGATTGAGCATCACTTTGATGGGAATGTTTGCTTCTGGACTTTGATCGGTTTTGCTGTGATTTATGAAAGCCTCTTTTATCTATCCAACAGAAAACTCCAAAAGCAAACCATCAAAGAAGTACTCTTAGCTGAATAAATAGAGAAGGTTGGATTTTCCAGCCTTTTTCTTATGAAACTCATTAATAAGAGAAGGATTTTTCACTATTCTTGGGAAAATGAAATAAAGGAAAGAAAAGGAAGTTACTGGCAGGACCTGAAATGATCTTTTTACTTGATTTGACGCAACAAATAATCCTTTATCTCTGTAGGAATCCTCTTGCAGTTTGTGGTTGGTATTGGAGTTGCAGCCTTGAGTTATAAATAAATCAATATACCTGTGGTCATGTTACACAGGTCTTTCAATTAGCTGAAATATTTCACCTTTATTTTTTCTTAGGTAACTTCTAAAACTAACTTCCAGTTTCCCACAACCTAGCTTTTAGTATGAGAAAAATGCGTGAAATCAGTGGAAATCCGTCTTAGACTAACTTCCACTGGTTTTCTTTTTCTTGATATATAAGGGTTCAAAAGCGAAAAGACTCAGAAAAAAGTGCACGACAAATAGCCCTAAAACAGAGTCGTCTTAGAGTAAATTCCAGTTGCTAGCGTTTAGTGTGAGACTTTTCGATGGTGATAAGATGTGTAGTTAGAGGGGAAAATTCCCTTTATTTCAATAAATCAGGTGATAAGTGTGTGTCTTCTGGTTTGACAAATTGGCAACCCAGAAGAGCAGCGATGTCCTCGCCAAAGGTGAAGGTGAAGACGTCGTAAGCAGATTTTCCTTGAAACTCTTCTCGTTTCAAGGAATTGACATGGGAAATGACTAGATTGACGTCTTTCTGAGTCAGCTGGTCAAAGGAAGTGCCCTTGGGAAGAATGGCTCGCAAAACCGTATGGTTCTTCTCAATCCGCCCCTTCTGGTCAGGACGGCTAGGGTCGCAGAAGTAGAGGTGAGACTTCCCATCAATGTCTCGCTCAAGCTCCTCCACATAGGCGAACTCAGATCCGTTGTCTGTGAGAATGACAGGGAACAGCTGATGGAACGCATACCCTCCGTCCATGACTCTTTCTTTCAAAGCTGCGAATTTAGTGGCGACTTCCAGAGCAGTCTTGTTGTCCAAAAGCAAGGCGAAGAGGAAATTACAGAAGGAAACGTTGAAGGTGAGCAGTAGCTTTCCACCAGGTCTGCCGATGACCGTGTCCATTTCCAACCATTTGAAGAAATCATCAGTTTCTCGTAACTCTTGGAAATCTTGATAGGTCCGCCCAATTTTCAGCTCTTTGGGAATAGCTACTTTTCTGGATTTTCTGCGTTCCTTGAACGTGACCATCCGAGGGAAATCAATGGGCTTGGCTGTCAGATAGCCCAGCTTGGCATGCCGATACACCGTAGCTTTCGACACAGGTAGGTTATGTGTCTGAATGATATGGTAGATGCTTTGTTTCTTCTGGATGCCTAGGGTTAAGATCTTGTCCATCTGATAAAAACTTTCCTTGTTTAGGGGAATGCCCTGTCTGGATTCCCTCAACATAGTCTCGTACTGCTCCTGTGCCTTTTTCGCGTAGTAAAGATAGCGGTTAAACCCACAATCCGTCCTCTTTTTTGGACAGTTGTTACAGACATAAGGAGCTTTTTTGAGAAGAGGGCAATCCGTGCAATCAGATTTGACGGATGTTGGATGCATGATGCGATTGCGCTTGATTTCCTTTGAAATCGTTGACGGGTCTTTCCCCATCTTCTCAGCGATGGAACGGAAAGTCTCCTGTTGGCTGATTCCAGTTTGGATGTCAATACGGTCTTCTAGAGTGAGATGTTTTTGTTTTTTCGTCATGAGGTACCTCCTCACGAAAAGTCTCAGACTTAATTCTAGCATAATTCATCGTCTGAGACTAACTTCCAGTTTTGGGAGAGAGATGGAAGTTACTTTGAGAAGTTACGGTTATTTTTTCTTAACCTTTGACTATTCTGCAAAATTATCGTAAAATAAAGAGTAAATGATAAAATGAGGTCAGAGTCTGTTTGCTCTGGCGATAGTAGTATAAATGAGGAGAAACGCTTTGGAATTAGAAGTATTTGCTGGGCAAGAAAAAAGTGAACTATCTATGATTGAGGTAGCGCGTGCTATCTTGGAACTTCGTGGTCGCAATCATGAGATGTATTTTAGCGATCTTGTAAACGAAATTCAAAACTACCTTGGAACATCAAACAGCGATATCCGCGAAGCTTTGCCTTTGTTCTATACAGAGTTGAACTTTGACGGTAGCTTCATCTCACTTGGAGACAACAAATGGGGGCTTCGTTCATGGTATGGTGTGGACGAAATCGACGAAGAAATCATCGCTCTTGAAGAAAGTGACGACGATGAAGTAGAACCAAAAGCTAAGAAAAAACGTGTCAATGCCTTCATGGATGGTGATTCAGATGCTATTGACTACAATGCAGATGACCCAGAAGACGAAGATGCATACGAAGCAGATCCAGCTCTTTCATACGATGATGAAAATCCAGATGATGAGAAAAATGAAGTGGAAGCTTACGATGCAGAAATCAACGAAATCGCTCCTGATGACTTGGGTGAAGACGTGGATCTCAACGAAGAAGATGACGAGTTTTCAGAAGATGAT
This portion of the Streptococcus mitis B6 genome encodes:
- a CDS encoding IS30-like element ISSmi1 family transposase, translating into MTKKQKHLTLEDRIDIQTGISQQETFRSIAEKMGKDPSTISKEIKRNRIMHPTSVKSDCTDCPLLKKAPYVCNNCPKKRTDCGFNRYLYYAKKAQEQYETMLRESRQGIPLNKESFYQMDKILTLGIQKKQSIYHIIQTHNLPVSKATVYRHAKLGYLTAKPIDFPRMVTFKERRKSRKVAIPKELKIGRTYQDFQELRETDDFFKWLEMDTVIGRPGGKLLLTFNVSFCNFLFALLLDNKTALEVATKFAALKERVMDGGYAFHQLFPVILTDNGSEFAYVEELERDIDGKSHLYFCDPSRPDQKGRIEKNHTVLRAILPKGTSFDQLTQKDVNLVISHVNSLKREEFQGKSAYDVFTFTFGEDIAALLGCQFVKPEDTHLSPDLLK
- the rpoE gene encoding DNA-directed RNA polymerase subunit delta, translating into MELEVFAGQEKSELSMIEVARAILELRGRNHEMYFSDLVNEIQNYLGTSNSDIREALPLFYTELNFDGSFISLGDNKWGLRSWYGVDEIDEEIIALEESDDDEVEPKAKKKRVNAFMDGDSDAIDYNADDPEDEDAYEADPALSYDDENPDDEKNEVEAYDAEINEIAPDDLGEDVDLNEEDDEFSEDDAENIEE